One Firmicutes bacterium HGW-Firmicutes-1 genomic window carries:
- a CDS encoding transcriptional regulator, producing MLDKTDLDIITYLKKDGRMKWNDLGDLVHLTGQAVSNRVKELEKKGIIEGYTVSVNEQKLGHTISAYITVFMKSLNHSEFVDFIRVTDEIKEAHRISGEGCYMLKVSSSSNETLVQLIDSLLKFGLYKINMSIDVIK from the coding sequence TTGCTTGATAAAACAGATTTGGATATCATAACCTATCTTAAAAAAGATGGGCGTATGAAATGGAATGATTTAGGCGATTTGGTTCATTTAACAGGACAAGCAGTTTCTAATCGCGTGAAAGAATTGGAAAAAAAAGGCATTATTGAAGGTTATACTGTCTCAGTAAATGAGCAGAAATTAGGTCATACAATAAGTGCCTATATTACTGTATTTATGAAAAGCTTGAATCATAGTGAATTTGTAGACTTTATACGTGTAACTGATGAAATAAAGGAAGCTCATAGAATTAGCGGAGAAGGCTGCTATATGTTGAAAGTATCGTCCTCGTCGAATGAAACACTCGTCCAACTAATTGATAGCCTTCTCAAATTTGGTCTTTATAAAATTAATATGTCTATTGATGTGATTAAGTAA
- a CDS encoding quinolinate synthase, with the protein MLNYIEEIKRLKEEKNAHILAHYYQPDEVQEIADYVGDSYYLSKVGMESNKEIIVFCGVSFMAESAKILSPHKKVLLPNLEAKCSMVELATKENVQKMKDKYPNAKLVSYINSSTDVKSISDACCTSSNALKIVQNIDADEIIFVPDRNLGEYIQEQVPNKKLILWDGFCCVHQRIKAEEIIKYKESLSYATQVLVHPECNKEARATADYIGSTGQIIEYAGKSDASDFIIVTEDGILYQLNKQYSNKKFHNLNIICQPMKRITLKDIYDSLMQEKHEIFLEEETRMQAYKALMKMHELGK; encoded by the coding sequence ATGCTAAATTATATAGAAGAAATCAAACGTTTAAAAGAAGAGAAAAATGCACACATTTTAGCACATTATTATCAACCAGACGAAGTACAAGAAATAGCAGATTATGTTGGCGATTCCTACTATTTAAGTAAAGTAGGCATGGAATCTAATAAAGAGATCATCGTATTCTGTGGTGTAAGCTTCATGGCAGAGAGTGCAAAAATACTATCACCTCATAAAAAGGTGCTTCTTCCAAACCTGGAAGCCAAATGCTCTATGGTAGAATTGGCTACAAAGGAAAATGTACAAAAGATGAAGGATAAGTATCCTAATGCCAAGTTGGTAAGTTATATTAACTCATCGACAGACGTCAAGTCCATATCAGATGCTTGCTGTACTTCTTCAAACGCATTAAAAATAGTACAAAACATTGATGCAGATGAGATTATTTTTGTTCCAGATAGGAATTTAGGGGAATACATACAAGAACAAGTACCAAATAAAAAACTAATTTTATGGGATGGGTTTTGCTGTGTACATCAAAGAATAAAAGCAGAAGAAATAATAAAATATAAAGAAAGCCTAAGTTATGCAACCCAAGTATTGGTTCATCCAGAGTGTAATAAAGAGGCTAGAGCTACAGCTGATTACATTGGCAGCACCGGTCAAATCATAGAATATGCGGGAAAGAGTGATGCAAGTGATTTTATTATAGTTACTGAGGACGGCATACTATATCAATTAAACAAACAATACTCCAATAAGAAATTTCACAATTTAAATATTATATGTCAACCTATGAAACGAATTACCTTAAAGGATATTTATGACAGTCTAATGCAAGAAAAGCATGAGATTTTTCTAGAGGAAGAAACTAGAATGCAAGCTTATAAAGCTTTGATGAAAATGCATGAGCTGGGTAAGTAA
- a CDS encoding L-aspartate oxidase translates to MNGDIDVIIVGTGLAGLYCAMHLREDLKVVLLTNSKTKDCNTYLAQGGITTVLDEEDKSLFVEDTLKAGMYKNVKEAVETVANEAMDNILTLKEIGVAFDEKGNGFDYTSEGGHSVNRIVHCADLTGKRVFETVLGYVQKKKNISIYEDIALVDIIVEEDTCKGVLILKDNEPQAIYSKRTVLATGGIGGLFKRSTNQRDLKGVATAIAIRHGIEIKDTECIQYHPTGLYDPDHREKHFLISESLRGEGAKLINIQGNRFIDELLPRNVVTKAMLEEQKVTNSEFQYLDISFKDEKYLKNRFPLIYNECKERGIDITKGPIPVTPVQHYAMGGIGVNLDSQTSMQNLYACGECSCTGLHGANRMASNSLLEALVFSRRAALQINIKINEADNKYMKTPILIDRDQVQVLLKQNEEIIIEHIKKVRGDLIYELVEY, encoded by the coding sequence ATGAATGGAGATATTGATGTTATAATAGTCGGTACAGGCCTTGCAGGACTATACTGTGCGATGCATCTTAGAGAAGATTTGAAGGTTGTTTTACTGACTAATTCAAAAACAAAAGATTGTAATACATATCTTGCACAAGGTGGAATAACGACTGTGTTAGATGAAGAGGACAAATCACTTTTTGTTGAAGATACATTAAAAGCGGGAATGTATAAAAATGTTAAGGAAGCGGTTGAAACCGTAGCAAATGAAGCGATGGATAACATTTTAACACTCAAAGAAATTGGTGTAGCCTTCGATGAGAAAGGAAATGGTTTCGATTATACCTCAGAGGGAGGCCATAGTGTCAATCGGATTGTACATTGTGCTGATTTAACCGGTAAAAGAGTTTTTGAAACGGTACTAGGATATGTACAAAAAAAGAAAAATATTTCGATATATGAAGACATTGCTCTGGTTGATATAATTGTTGAAGAGGATACCTGTAAAGGGGTACTTATATTAAAAGACAACGAACCACAAGCAATCTATAGTAAGAGGACCGTACTTGCTACGGGAGGTATCGGTGGTCTATTTAAAAGGTCAACGAATCAAAGGGATCTTAAGGGTGTTGCTACTGCAATTGCTATTAGACACGGTATAGAAATAAAAGATACAGAATGTATTCAATATCATCCAACAGGGTTATATGATCCGGACCATAGAGAAAAACATTTTCTAATTTCCGAATCCTTACGAGGAGAAGGAGCTAAGTTAATTAACATACAAGGCAATCGGTTTATAGATGAATTATTACCTAGAAATGTAGTTACAAAAGCAATGCTAGAGGAACAGAAAGTAACGAATAGTGAATTTCAATATTTAGATATCTCATTTAAAGATGAAAAATATTTGAAAAATAGGTTCCCCCTCATTTATAATGAATGTAAGGAGCGGGGGATTGATATCACGAAAGGACCTATACCAGTAACACCTGTACAACATTATGCTATGGGTGGTATCGGGGTTAATCTGGATTCTCAAACATCGATGCAAAACTTATATGCATGTGGGGAATGTAGCTGTACAGGGCTTCATGGAGCAAATAGGATGGCAAGTAATTCCTTGCTAGAGGCATTGGTATTTTCAAGACGAGCTGCTCTGCAAATAAATATTAAAATAAATGAAGCAGATAACAAATATATGAAAACTCCTATTTTAATAGATAGAGATCAGGTTCAAGTTTTACTGAAACAAAATGAAGAAATTATTATTGAGCATATAAAAAAAGTTAGAGGAGATTTAATTTATGAATTGGTTGAATATTGA
- the nadC gene encoding nicotinate-nucleotide diphosphorylase (carboxylating): protein MNWLNIDELLIKAINEDALYGDITTSSIVDKNSKSSVDLIVKEEGIIAGLDVFKRVFELLGDVEVETHVKDGDKVSPSQVIGKLRGSTHNILVGERLALNLIQRMSGIATTTNKLVELVKDTNTKVLDTRKTTPNLRMLEKYAVKVGGGSNHRYNLSDGVLIKDNHIGAAGGIKNAVDKVRAQVSFVRKIEVETESLEQVQEALDAGADIIMLDNMTTNIMKQAVELIGKRALTEASGNVNSSNIKEIADTGVDFISIGMLTHSVSSLDISMKNLVIE, encoded by the coding sequence ATGAATTGGTTGAATATTGATGAATTATTAATCAAGGCGATTAATGAAGATGCTCTGTATGGGGATATTACTACGAGTTCAATCGTAGATAAGAACAGTAAGAGTAGTGTGGACTTAATTGTAAAAGAAGAAGGAATTATTGCTGGGTTAGATGTTTTTAAAAGAGTTTTTGAGTTGTTAGGTGATGTAGAAGTTGAAACGCATGTAAAAGATGGGGACAAAGTATCTCCTTCTCAAGTAATTGGAAAGCTTAGAGGCTCAACTCATAATATTTTAGTAGGTGAAAGACTGGCATTAAATCTTATTCAAAGAATGAGTGGAATAGCTACTACTACGAATAAACTTGTTGAGTTAGTTAAAGATACGAATACAAAAGTATTAGATACTAGAAAGACCACTCCAAACTTAAGAATGCTTGAAAAATATGCAGTAAAAGTTGGAGGAGGTTCTAATCACAGATATAATCTTTCGGATGGTGTTTTGATTAAGGATAATCATATTGGTGCAGCAGGTGGAATTAAAAATGCCGTAGATAAGGTGAGAGCTCAAGTATCTTTTGTAAGAAAAATCGAAGTAGAAACAGAAAGCTTAGAACAAGTACAAGAAGCCCTTGACGCAGGCGCAGATATCATTATGCTTGATAATATGACCACAAATATAATGAAACAAGCGGTAGAATTAATTGGTAAAAGAGCTTTAACGGAGGCTTCAGGCAATGTAAATAGTTCAAATATTAAAGAAATTGCTGATACAGGGGTTGATTTTATATCTATAGGTATGTTAACTCATTCTGTTTCATCATTAGACATTAGCATGAAAAATTTAGTCATTGAATAA
- a CDS encoding transcription repressor NadR: MEGKARRDAIVKELFHQKDPVTGTSLAKKYGVSRQVIVQDIALLRAQGVNVVSTAEGYMPSIVKEETFKRAFSVKHSISQIEDELNTIVDIGGNVMNVIVSHPIYGEISVDMMISSRRSVAKFMEKLKDKDFVPLMNLTGGDHIHIIEAEDDETLDEIERELSIKGYLI; encoded by the coding sequence TTGGAAGGAAAAGCTAGAAGAGATGCTATAGTAAAAGAATTGTTTCATCAAAAAGATCCTGTTACAGGCACCTCACTTGCTAAGAAGTATGGTGTTAGCAGACAAGTTATTGTTCAAGATATTGCATTGTTAAGAGCGCAAGGAGTAAATGTGGTTTCAACAGCGGAAGGGTACATGCCATCTATAGTAAAAGAAGAGACATTTAAGCGAGCGTTTTCAGTTAAGCATTCAATCAGTCAAATTGAGGACGAATTAAATACCATTGTAGATATTGGGGGCAATGTTATGAATGTCATTGTTAGCCATCCAATTTATGGGGAAATATCAGTTGATATGATGATAAGTTCAAGAAGAAGTGTAGCAAAGTTTATGGAAAAGTTAAAAGACAAGGATTTTGTACCGCTAATGAATTTAACTGGTGGAGATCATATACATATTATAGAAGCAGAAGATGATGAAACGCTAGATGAAATTGAAAGAGAATTATCAATAAAAGGATATTTGATTTAA
- the yyaC gene encoding spore protease YyaC, with amino-acid sequence MKLAEATKSLYFNTKDKTSIHQFTNALTLLIKQKNTGHHPIVVLCIGTDRATGDCLGPIIGYKLKSFSFENIIIYGTLSDPIHAKNIEETVLHIEKVHRNSLIIAIDACLGKTNHIGLVNLGEGSLSPGSGVNKVLPPVGDIYITGIVNFSGFMDMKVLQNTRLNTVMEMADFIVIGLRRAFTNYKYSVS; translated from the coding sequence ATGAAATTAGCTGAAGCAACTAAAAGTCTATATTTTAACACAAAAGATAAAACTTCTATTCACCAATTTACAAATGCACTTACATTATTAATTAAGCAAAAGAATACCGGTCATCACCCCATTGTTGTATTATGCATTGGTACTGATAGAGCAACTGGAGATTGTTTAGGCCCTATCATTGGTTATAAGCTCAAGAGCTTTTCTTTTGAAAATATTATCATCTATGGCACGCTATCTGATCCAATTCATGCGAAGAATATTGAAGAGACAGTTCTTCACATAGAAAAAGTGCATCGAAATTCTTTAATCATTGCCATCGATGCTTGCTTAGGAAAAACCAATCATATTGGATTGGTTAATTTAGGCGAAGGTTCCCTCTCCCCAGGTTCTGGCGTGAATAAGGTACTTCCTCCTGTTGGGGACATTTATATTACTGGCATCGTAAATTTCAGCGGCTTTATGGATATGAAGGTATTGCAAAACACACGTTTAAATACCGTTATGGAAATGGCTGACTTCATTGTAATTGGCTTAAGACGTGCTTTTACAAATTACAAATATTCTGTATCATAA